A section of the Apodemus sylvaticus chromosome 10, mApoSyl1.1, whole genome shotgun sequence genome encodes:
- the Ccr10 gene encoding C-C chemokine receptor type 10 has product MGTKPTEQVSWGPYSGYDEEAYSAGPLPELCYKADVQAFSRAFQPSVSLMVAVLGLAGNGLVLATHLAARRTSRSPTSVHLLQLALADLLLALTLPFAAAGALQGWNLGSTTCRAISGLYSASFHAGFLFLACISADRYVAIARALPAGQRPSTPTRAHLVSVFVWLLSLFLALPALLFSRDGPREGQRRCRLIFPESLTQTVKGASAMAQVVLGFALPLGVMAACYALLGRTLLAARGPERRRALRVVVALVVAFVVLQLPYSLALLLDTADLLAARERSCSSSKRKDLALLVTGGLTLVRCSLNPVLYAFLGLRFRRDLRRLLQGGGCSLKPNPPGRRPRRLRLSSCSAPTETHSLSWDN; this is encoded by the coding sequence GTCTCCTGGGGACCTTACTCCGGGTATGACGAGGAGGCTTATTCTGCTGGGCCGCTGCCGGAACTCTGTTACAAGGCTGATGTCCAGGCTTTCAGTCGGGCCTTCCAACCGAGTGTCTCCCTGATGGTGGCTGTGCTGGGACTGGCGGGCAATGGCCTAGTCTTGGCCACCCATCTGGCAGCCCGACGAACTTCCCGGTCTCCCACCTCCGTTCACCTGCTCCAGTTGGCCCTGGCTGACCTCTTATTGGCCCTGACTTTGCCTTTTGCTGCAGCAGGGGCTCTTCAGGGCTGGAATCTAGGAAGTACCACCTGCCGTGCCATCTCAGGCCTCTACTCAGCCTCCTTCCACGCCGGCTTCCTCTTCCTAGCCTGTATCAGTGccgaccgctatgtggccatcgcACGCGCTCTCCCAGCCGGGCAGCGGCCCTCCACGCCTACTCGTGCACACTTGGTCTCAGTCTTCGTGTGGCTACTGTCGCTGTTTCTGGCTCTACCTGCGCTCCTTTTCAGCCGGGACGGGCCACGGGAAGGCCAACGACGCTGTCGGCTCATCTTTCCTGAAAGCCTCACGCAGACTGTGAAAGGGGCAAGCGCGATGGCTCAGGTGGTCCTAGGCTTCGCGCTGCCTCTGGGAGTCATGGCAGCCTGTTATGCGCTCCTGGGCCGCACGCTTCTGGCCGCCAGGGGGCCAGAGCGGCGACGTGCACTGCGTGTCGTGGTGGCCTTGGTGGTGGCCTTCGTGGTGCTGCAGTTGCCCTACAGCCTCGCCCTGCTGCTGGATACAGCCGATCTACTGGCAGCCCGCGAGCGGAGCTGCTCCTCCAGTAAGCGCAAGGATCTAGCTCTGCTGGTCACCGGCGGCTTGACACTGGTCCGCTGCAGCCTCAATCCGGTCCTTTATGCTTTTTTGGGCCTCCGTTTCCGCCGGGACCTGCGGAGGCTGCTACAGGGCGGAGGATGCAGCCTGAAGCCCAACCCTCCTGGCCGCCGCCCCCGCCGACTCCGCCTTTCTTCCTGCTCTGCTCCTACTGAGACCCACAGCCTCTCTtgggacaactag